The genome window TAAAAGAGAATTTGATATGCCTCCTGGTGTATATCGTAAAGTTTATAACGGAGTAGATGCATTATATACTACTACCTCGCCTTTACCAAAAGAACAAAATAATATCCTAGAAAAGCAAGATAGAGAAGGGATAATATTCTAATTTAGAGAAAAACTCTAAATTAGAATAAAATGCGACAAAATTAACTATTTGCTACTTTAAATACTCTTGTATGGCTATCTGATTTTGATAAACTTAGTCTTATTATAGAATCTTCTAAAGCCTTTAAAGAGTGCGACACAAGAGATGGAAGTGTAATCATATCAAATTCATTCATAACAATAATGTTACCACTCATCTCAAATTCAATCTGCCCACGAAGTACTTGAACAATTATAGCATTTGGCGCTCTATGCTCTTTCATAATAGCGTCTTTAGACATTGTAATACGAATCTCTTTGCTAAATTCGCTCTCACAAAGCATAGCAGTTTTAACGCCATCAAATATATTAAAATTAAAAACAACTTTTTCCATAATAGATTCCAAAAATATTGATAATATAAATAATAAATAGAAGAAAAGCCCCAAAAAAGGGGCAAAGAAAATTGTAATTGATTACTTTTTAAGCTCTTTAATTCTAGCAGCTTTACCGCGTCTATCACGTAGATAGAATAGTTTCGAGCGTCTTACACGACCTCTACGTAAAACTGTAATACTCTCTAAGCTATCGCTATAAATAGGGAAAATTCTCTCTACACCAACACTATTGGCACCAATTTTGCGAATAATGAAAGTCTCACCAGTTCCACTACCACGACGAGCTATACATACACCTTCAAAATTTTGGATTCTGCTTTTGTCGCCTTCTTTGATGTGGATAGCAATTCTCAAAGTATCACCAGCACGAAAGTCAGGCACAGACTTAGTCGCGATTTGAGCATTTTCAAATGCTTCAATATATTTATTTCTCATCTTTTTTCCTTAAAGTTTTGGCGATTTAAGAGTTTGATACAAATCAGGGCGAAAAAACCGAGTTTTGCAAAGCGCCATATGATTTTTTAGAGCGATGATTATACTATGATTACCCTTTAAAAAAGCTGAAGGTACAGGTGAACCATTAAAAATATTTGGCTTTGTAAAGCTTGGAGCCTCCAAAATTCCATTTTCAAAACTCTCAATATCTAAAGAATTTGCATTGCCTAACACTCCAGAAATATTGCGACTAACAGCATCACAAATACTCATAGCAGCAAGCTCACCACCTGTTAAAATAAAATCTCCGATACAAAAAACCTCATTTACCTTACTTTCAACCACTCGCTCATCTATACCTTCATATCTGCCACAAATAAAAGTAATATTGTTAAATTTTGCAAGTCTTTTAGCATCATTTTGATTAAATTTCTTTCCAGCTGGAGTAAGATATATTACATGTGTCTGCCCTATGCTATCAATTGCATCACAAAGAGGCTGTGCATACATCAAAAGACCAGCACCACCGCCAATCATATACTCATCAACTTTATCATGTTTTTGCTTTGTATAATTTCTAGGATTAATACAATTAATCTCTATAATGCCATTTTGGCAAGCTCTACCTAGTATAGAATCAGTAAAATATGGAGTTACTAAATTTGGAAATAGTGTAATAAAATTAAATTTCATAGCCAAATTTAAGAATTAAGCAGTATATTCATGGAATTTTTAACATCTATTCTCTTATTAGATATATCAACTTTTATAATAAAATTATCCTGATAAGGGATATAGAATTGCTTAGATAGATTATTTTTAACTAAATCTTGATCTGTCTCAATACTAAATAAAAATCCAGCACCAACTTCTAAAATATCATTAATTTTACCAAGCAAGGTTCCATCTTCATAAACCATTGAGTCTATAATATCAAAATAAAAATACTCATCTTTTTTAAGCTTACAGCTCTTTTTAGTATCTTCTAAAGTACGATATAATACTTTATTTACAAGGCCTTTTGCCTCTTCTATACTTTCATAACCATCAAAAATTACAAGTGAATTTGAAGGTTCATAGCTTTTAATAGAAAAAAGATTGCCAAATTTATCATAAAATTTAGCACCTTTTTTATACTGCTCTATAAAATCACTACGATTATGAAGCTTTAAAGCCCCCTTTAGCCCTACAGTTTTGCCAAGTATGCAAACCTCTACTAGATCACTCTTCAATAGCTTTTACCGTAATTCTATATGAGGTTGGATCTTTTGCTTTATAGCCTATAACTACTGTTTTGATAGCATTAATCATCTTGCCATCTTTGCCAATTAATTTTCCAGTATCAGCCTTACTAGCATAGATAATTATCTCATCAAAATTCTCGCCAAGATTTATCCGTTCAGTACGAATAATCTCAGGAGAATCGCTTATAAGTTTAGCATACTCTTTTAAAAAATCTTCAACCATTATTTTGTAATTTGAGCGACTCTATCGCTTAATTTAGCGCCAACACTTTTCCAGTATGCTAATCTCTCAGCATCAAATTTAACTACTTCTGGTTCTACCATTGGGTTATAATAACCGATGCTTTCAATCCATCCGCTATCACGTCTTTTTCTACTATCAGTTACTACAATACGATAAAATGGTCTTTTTTTGCGTCCCATTCTTGTTAGTCTTACTACTGTTGCCATTTCTTTCTCCTAAAATATTTTTTATAAGGCTTAGTTATAGCTAAATTTATAGCCATAAATAAACCCTAATTATCTAGGGCGGTTAGCATTTGCTAGCATATTTGCAAAACCTTTCATACTATCTTTATTTGAGAATTTTTTAGCCAGTTTTGCAGCACTATTAAATTGCTTTAAAAATCTATTTACAGTCATCTGATCAAGCCCAGCACCAGCAGCGATTCTACGCTTTCTAGCGTTATTTAATAGATCTGGATTTTCTCTTTCTTTTGGAGTCATTGAGCTTATCATTGCTTTTATATGTTTAATCTGTTCTGAATTGTCTAGATCAATATCTTTTAGCTGATTTGCCATTGAGCTCATACCAGGAATCATTCCTAAGATCCCTTTCATACTTCCAAGCTTTTTAACACTCTCAAGCTGAGCTATAAAATCATTAAAATTAAACTCGCCCTTTTTAATCTTTTTATTTAATTTTTTAGCCTCTTTTTCATCTATGATAGTAGAAGCTTTTTCAGCTAAAGTTGCTAAATCTCCCTCTCCTAAAATTCTACCTACAATTCTATCAGGAATAAAACTTTCAAGATCAGCTACCTTCTCACCTACACCAATAAATCTAAGAGGAATTCCAACTTGATGTGCTATACCTATAGCTACACCGCCTTTTGTATCAGCATCAAATTTACTTAAAATAACCCCAGTAATGCCAAGCGCTTCATTAAAACTAGTAGCAGTGCGAACGCCATCTTGACCACTCATTGCATCAGCGACATAGAATATCTCATCTGGATTTAATGCAAATTTAACCTCTTTTAATTCACTCATTAATGCTTCATCGATTGCTAGACGACCAGCAGTATCTACTAAAAGCACATCATAAAGACCATCTTTTGCTTTTTTTAATGCTTCTTTAGCTACATTTACTGAATTACTCTCACCATCTATACTAAAAAGCTCAATCTCATTTGCACTACAAAGTTGTCTAAGTTGTTCTACTGCTGCTAAACGCTGTAAGTCGGCTGCAGCTACTAAAACACGCTTTTTGCGTGCTTTTAGATAACTTGCTAGCTTTATAGTTGTTGTGGTTTTACCACCACCTTGCAATCCAGCCATTAATACAACTGTTGGAGGATTTGGAGCAAATACAAACCCACTACCTTTATTGCCATCATTTGGAGCGGTTAATATATTGGTTAAATTTGCTTTTATGCTATCTAAAAACTGCTTTTGGCCTATAGCACCCTTTTTCATATCGGCTTCTACAAGTCCTACAAGCTCTTTTGTTACCTTGTGATAGACATCAGCCTTTAAAAGCGACTTTTTAAGTGTTTCTAATGCGTTTTTTAAAGCCTTTTCATCATCAACAAATTTAAGTTTATTTACAGCTGATTTTAATGATTCGCCAATAAGTTCAAACACTATATACCTTTTGAAATTTTGATTAAAAAGTGCTAATTATACCTTAAATTTCTTTAAAATTCTTTAATCATTCCATTACGCATATATTTTTTGCTATAATATTTTTTACAGTATGATAAGATACATATATAACCATCACACAAAGCAAGATAAAAATAGTCATTCCTATGTAGAGAAAAGCTATGTTGTTATTAATATTATAACCCTCTAAAATCGCTATAGAAGCTGCAGCACTAGGAAAAATAAATGCCCACCATGATAAGAAAAATTTAAGTTTTAAAAAATTTTTATACATATAAATCACCATAAAACTAAAAAATATAGTAAGATTAAGCATAATATTAGCAGCAACATCAAATCCTACAAGCTTACAATATCCCAAAAATCCAACAGCTGGAGGAGCTATCATAATAAATAGTGTAGGCATAAATTTTTGTGCTAGCTGCTCATGAAATAATATTCTATAAAACATTATAGAAAATAAAATAATCCAAAAAAATACCCCTATGCTAAAATAATACCATAACCATTCATAGTTTTTATCTGATGATATAACAACTATTAAATTGCCTACTACTGGTATAAACCAAGCTGGATTGGAGTGCTTGATCTCTAAATTCTTATTAATCCAAAATGCAATAACCCTAAAAGTTATATAGGTTTGCAATATTAAACCACTATAAAACAACCACTCATATACAATACTTTTTTGCCATAGATTGGCTAAAATTAAAAAAGATATAGGTATCGCACCAAAGAAATTTAATCTTATTTGGTGATTAAATTCACTTTTTACCTCATCGATATTTATAAATATTTTAATAGCATACAATAATACAACCAATAAAAAAATAGCAGATGTAATAATTTTAAATATATCAAAATATAAACTATTAATTTCAAATACTACACTGACTTTTCTTATAGCCATACTAAATCCGCCAAATCCCATTATAATAGCAAAAAACATAATAGGGAAATTGCTTATTCTACTCATTTTTACTCTTACCATTTTTTAATATTTTATTAGCCTCTTTTATACCCTCTTTCCACAATTGATGACGCTTTAATGTGTATTTTGCATCTACCTTGCCACTAAACATTGAAATAAGCAAAAAGCGATTAATTTTAGGTATAAAGGCTGCTAAATGGGCAATAATTAATATTATGATAAGTATCATACCCAAATTATGCAATTGTGCTGCCCAAAAATATGCCCAATTTGCTATATCAAATCCTAATAAATTCTTATATGTTTTTATTAATCCTGTAAATACTAGTATAAAAAGCGTAAAAGCAATTGCTATATATGCTAAGCGTTGTTCTGGTAGATATTTTTGGTTTGGTGGTTCTTGATCTTTTGTTATCATAGATTTTATAACTAAATAACTATTTTTTATATCTCCCTTTTTAGGTATGATATCAAACTCTTTTTTTAAACTATGATAAACTATATGATAAACTCCAAAAAATATAAGCCCTATAGCAAAGATATAATGCAATACTAAACCTTCAAAATACTCGCCA of Campylobacter vicugnae contains these proteins:
- a CDS encoding cupin domain-containing protein; amino-acid sequence: MEKVVFNFNIFDGVKTAMLCESEFSKEIRITMSKDAIMKEHRAPNAIIVQVLRGQIEFEMSGNIIVMNEFDMITLPSLVSHSLKALEDSIIRLSLSKSDSHTRVFKVANS
- the rplS gene encoding 50S ribosomal protein L19, with translation MRNKYIEAFENAQIATKSVPDFRAGDTLRIAIHIKEGDKSRIQNFEGVCIARRGSGTGETFIIRKIGANSVGVERIFPIYSDSLESITVLRRGRVRRSKLFYLRDRRGKAARIKELKK
- the trmD gene encoding tRNA (guanosine(37)-N1)-methyltransferase TrmD produces the protein MKFNFITLFPNLVTPYFTDSILGRACQNGIIEINCINPRNYTKQKHDKVDEYMIGGGAGLLMYAQPLCDAIDSIGQTHVIYLTPAGKKFNQNDAKRLAKFNNITFICGRYEGIDERVVESKVNEVFCIGDFILTGGELAAMSICDAVSRNISGVLGNANSLDIESFENGILEAPSFTKPNIFNGSPVPSAFLKGNHSIIIALKNHMALCKTRFFRPDLYQTLKSPKL
- the rimM gene encoding ribosome maturation factor RimM (Essential for efficient processing of 16S rRNA), giving the protein MKSDLVEVCILGKTVGLKGALKLHNRSDFIEQYKKGAKFYDKFGNLFSIKSYEPSNSLVIFDGYESIEEAKGLVNKVLYRTLEDTKKSCKLKKDEYFYFDIIDSMVYEDGTLLGKINDILEVGAGFLFSIETDQDLVKNNLSKQFYIPYQDNFIIKVDISNKRIDVKNSMNILLNS
- a CDS encoding KH domain-containing protein; this translates as MVEDFLKEYAKLISDSPEIIRTERINLGENFDEIIIYASKADTGKLIGKDGKMINAIKTVVIGYKAKDPTSYRITVKAIEE
- the rpsP gene encoding 30S ribosomal protein S16, giving the protein MATVVRLTRMGRKKRPFYRIVVTDSRKRRDSGWIESIGYYNPMVEPEVVKFDAERLAYWKSVGAKLSDRVAQITK
- a CDS encoding signal recognition particle protein, producing the protein MFELIGESLKSAVNKLKFVDDEKALKNALETLKKSLLKADVYHKVTKELVGLVEADMKKGAIGQKQFLDSIKANLTNILTAPNDGNKGSGFVFAPNPPTVVLMAGLQGGGKTTTTIKLASYLKARKKRVLVAAADLQRLAAVEQLRQLCSANEIELFSIDGESNSVNVAKEALKKAKDGLYDVLLVDTAGRLAIDEALMSELKEVKFALNPDEIFYVADAMSGQDGVRTATSFNEALGITGVILSKFDADTKGGVAIGIAHQVGIPLRFIGVGEKVADLESFIPDRIVGRILGEGDLATLAEKASTIIDEKEAKKLNKKIKKGEFNFNDFIAQLESVKKLGSMKGILGMIPGMSSMANQLKDIDLDNSEQIKHIKAMISSMTPKERENPDLLNNARKRRIAAGAGLDQMTVNRFLKQFNSAAKLAKKFSNKDSMKGFANMLANANRPR
- a CDS encoding SLAC1 anion channel family protein, producing the protein MSRISNFPIMFFAIIMGFGGFSMAIRKVSVVFEINSLYFDIFKIITSAIFLLVVLLYAIKIFINIDEVKSEFNHQIRLNFFGAIPISFLILANLWQKSIVYEWLFYSGLILQTYITFRVIAFWINKNLEIKHSNPAWFIPVVGNLIVVISSDKNYEWLWYYFSIGVFFWIILFSIMFYRILFHEQLAQKFMPTLFIMIAPPAVGFLGYCKLVGFDVAANIMLNLTIFFSFMVIYMYKNFLKLKFFLSWWAFIFPSAAASIAILEGYNINNNIAFLYIGMTIFILLCVMVIYVSYHTVKNIIAKNICVME
- a CDS encoding cytochrome b/b6 domain-containing protein, producing the protein MKIYRQSLQNRIIHWGVAISTFGLILTGIFQMPVAKRYGVANIWEWSGEYFEGLVLHYIFAIGLIFFGVYHIVYHSLKKEFDIIPKKGDIKNSYLVIKSMITKDQEPPNQKYLPEQRLAYIAIAFTLFILVFTGLIKTYKNLLGFDIANWAYFWAAQLHNLGMILIIILIIAHLAAFIPKINRFLLISMFSGKVDAKYTLKRHQLWKEGIKEANKILKNGKSKNE